AAACAGTCCTGAATAAATCTAAAACCAGGAATGAACAAACGAATTTTCACAAACTAATCTGCTTGGGAGGAGAGAGCGAGAGCGGTGGGGTACCATGCATGTGGTGGAATATTGTGATGTAGTGTCCGGTTAGGAGGAGAGGTAAGACGGGAACCATGCATGTGAAgatagagaaaagagagaaggatcACATGAAGGTTTTGTGTTGgtcaagtgcatgtctggactctgGCAAACACTCTCCATGTTTCTATCGGATATAGGAAAAATAAACGTTTGGACCACTTCGCGAGTTGTTGGAGGTCTCCATTGGATGACAAAAGTTGATAGAAAGATCTAGACACATAATCCTGACAAATACCAAAGGTTTGAAGGTCTTCTTTGGAGATGCTGTAACAagtaaaaaaacaactcaaaaagtaTTATGTGGGGTATAAATAatcacaacccttagggcatctccaacaattGTAAGATATGTGTTGGTAAATTTTCCACCTAGGACATAGTGATGATGTGACATGTAATAAATATGGAGAGCGAGCAAACTTTGTATGTAGAttaaccaacaacctttgcacaagctccaaggtaaaatagagagcaatcacatttattttctCATAATCTATTGAATAACTTAGATACAACCTATTGAAGTAGTTGTATGATAGTTTGTTGATTGATGACATGAACATTTTACAACCAAGTCTAGCATACAACctgttgaagatgcccttacaaGTACACAACTTATTTACCTTGGGTACAAATGCATACTAGTTTGCAATCATTCCAGTAGTTAACAAAGCATGGCCTGCACCTATGCAAGATCTTGGATCGGTGGCTTTgtgatagcaatcatgatgtttttCCCCTTCACGGTTTGCGCAAAACAACATGTGTTGCACGAAATAGAGGACCAGCAATCTTTTGATTCTAGAGGCTGGCCAACAATAGTGTCATGCCATGCAAGTATGCAAGTGTAGGAAACAATAGGTCAATAATAATGGACCTCCTCTATATATACTATACCCATTGATCTTATTCGAGAACATTTTGTGTGATGCGGTCACCTTGTGAAGAAGTAAGGAGTACTCATAAGGCACTATCAAcagatgaattaattcttttttatTGTTTGTATCATCTCCTGCTCGATTTGTATTGGTTTTAATGATTTGTTCAAGTGTGAAATTGTAGGGAGGTTCTGCGGTGGTAAGGAATTCCTTTTTTTCTCAAGGAAACTTTCAATCCATTCATCACTAATCATGATAATATAATGAATatcataaataataataataataataataataataataataataatacatcTAAATCCGTAGAAGTGGTAAGGAAGTCCTGCAGGTCTGAAATACAGGATGCGACGAAGGCAGCGAGCGAGCAGACAGCGTGATGGAGAGCGTAGTGCATATACCCCACCTAAATAAACGCCGGGTACACCCAACCCAATTATATGTCTCCCTTGTCCAGAGTTCATGAATCAGACAAGATCGCAGGTCTCCTCTTCTTGAGTCCATCATTGCGCCACGTACAGCAATTAAGCTCCGTCATGGGCACATGGGTAGATCGGCGCCCAGGCATACAAGCACGCGACACTCCAGTTGAAAAGTAAGAAAAATACGCAGTAGCACAGTAGCTCTGGAAAAGGAAGCAGAAGAATGAAATGCATAATGGCAATTGTTTGCGTACGGTACAGAACAAAATTCAGACCGCCTCATGTCAAGCACGAGCTTGTCAGTGACACACAGTTCCTGGAAAAGATAAGGCCTTCTCGTCCGAGACGAGAACAGAAGCGAACGCCAGTGGCCTGTCAAATGCCTAACAGGACGTTGATTGGTCCCGTGCAGATCCGAACGCCGGACTGAGACCACGCCTTCTACCTTTTTGCCAGTGTAGGGATGAGGGcatgcagctagctagctagctgggaTCGAGTCTGGGACCCGAGTACCTGACGGATTATTACGAGCCCCTATCCTTTCCTTTGTCGCGCTAGTGATCTTGTAGGCAGCGGCCGTGCCCTGTGACTTCTTTGTCACGTTGCATGCATCTAAAGCAGCGTAGTTCCATCGACCGAGTGACTGATGATTGACAGGGCAAAGTTATACTATCAGTGAATAACAACTGCTGGCTTGGCTTGTCAAGCCTCAAGATAAGCTCTGCACACAGTAAACGTACCGCGATCGAACAATCAGTGGCGGAGGCAGGGGGTGCTGGCAGGGGCCTTAGCCTTCCCTATGCTctcacaaatactccctccgttccaaaatatagcgcgcccacgcttttcgaggttcaactttgaccataaatttaacccacgagaccgactgcggcgggatcaaaaattatataattaaaaaccttttttgaatacgaattcattggtataattttttcgcccgccgcagtcggtcttgttgattaaattaatggtcaaagttgaagcacggaaaccgaggacgcgctatattttggaacggagggagtacatctatatgtacttttatttttttatttgtgagACAAAATTATCTAGGTTTACGTGATTTGGCCCCCTCTAATACTGTATTATATGACATGTTTTGGCCCCTTCTATATTCAGTTTCTGGCTCCGCCAGTGCGAATAATCAACCCAAGCCGTTGCAGAGAAGTGGAACAGAGAGCAACAAACACATGAAGAAGAACAAGACGAGGCATATATTACACACGAAGTGGGCGTGAGCGTGACAAAGAACGAACACAAGAATCTACCACCGGCTACATTTCACATTATCCCCCACACCGGTCCTTATTTATCATACAGTACAGACGCCGCCATCTTCCCTTTCTCCGGTCATCTTCCTCCGGCGATCGACGTATACACGGACGGTCCAACCCTAGCTTGCTGAGTGGACATGGGGATTACATGGAGCACTCGGCGGGGACGCCCTTTGCGACGCGCTTGGGGTCGGTGCAGTAGTTGTAGATCATGTAGTTGCTCTGCACCCACCGCATCCGCTGCTGCCTCGTCAGGTCCAGCTCCTGGTTGTACCACTCGCCCGCCGCGCCGGTGCCGGGGGCAACTtccgtgcccacgctggagccgcaGTGCGGCTTGCCGCCCGCGGTCACCACGCACGCGTCGGCCTTGAATCCGCGGTACGAGGCGGAGAACGGCGCGTGGGACCAGTCCGTCTTGACGCGGCCGCCCTGCGTGGCCCAGTCGTCGGCGTTCCAGAGGCTGGAGTAGAGCCGCATCGGCTGGTTCTTGGGGAAGGCGATACCCTTTCCCTCCAGGTTCTTGAAGTCCCTGATGGGCATGTCGTCCACCATGAAGCTGCATTATTTAGAACAATATCAGTACATCTGCTGAATAGATAGATGGCCGGCGTTCTTGAAGGTGAAAAGGTTGGCGATCAACAGCTTACATGATGTGCTTGGGGTTCCAGAGGATGGAGTAGGTGTGGAAGTCGTTGGTGGGATCGAACCAGAGGCGGAACTGCTGCTCCCGCTGGCCCTGCCCCTGCGTGAACACGTTGGTGTGCAGCGTGTAGGGCTCGCCGGTGACGTTCCCCAGGAACTCGAAGTCGATCTCGTCGTGCGTCGGCCCCTGCGACGACAGCTGCACATTCACACACACCAAGCCGATCGATTTTTGTTAGGCACGCACATGAACCAAGCAAACCGAGAAGCAGATGATGTCGGGTTAATCACGTAGTATGCGGTGACGGTGCCGGCGGAGTTGCCGGGGACGAGCTTGAGCTGCATGTCGATCTTGCCGAAGAGGTACTCGTGCTTGGACTGGAACCCGGAGCCGGAGACCTTGTCCAGCCCCAGCGTGAGGAGCTGGCCGTTGTTAAGGATCTTGCCGCGCCCGTCACCCCAAGTGACGTCGAACTCCTtgtcgaagctcgccgccgccagggcACAAGAGGCGAGCAGGATCGCCAGCACCGAAACCGCCATGCGAGCCATGCGTTTCGTGATTCCAAAAGTACGCTCACTCAACTAGAAGAAcgttgatgatgaggaggagaaagCTGgatggaagcttgtgtttgtgtgaGTGGAATGAGCGGGGCGTGAGGAGTTTATATAGGGGTTTGGAGATGAGCGGGGCGTGCCCGATGGATGGATGGTTCTGCGAACTGGCCGGAGAGGAGTGTAATGCGTGTGAGTTGGCgccagaggagaggagaggagaggagacagAGCAGGCAGGCCGGCTCTGTAGACTGTAGCTGCCAATTTTCTGATGGAAAATGAGACGCCCGACTGCCCCGACATGGCGACGCCATGGGCTCTCACGTACAGCAACGAGCCATTAAGAATCGATCGAGACGTATAGCAAATTTTTAGCGGCAATGCAACAGCTCTTGATATTATTTTCTTAAAAAAACGAAAAATGGGTCGCTTGGATCTGTATCTACAGCCTTTGAGATGGTTTGTGTTTTGTACACAAATGGCACTAAAAAAGAAAAGGAACTACATGCTTTATGAACATAGGAATAAGCAGGGATGGACGGCGATCAATTCTTGTCGACCTTTTTCTTCTTCTCGAACAGTGTGAAGATTCCTCGTATGTTACATTTGCTCGTCTTTTGGGCGACTAAGTGAGATAAAAGTATAAGTGGGGCCCTTCTCCGTCTGCTCGAGGCTGGTACATCGGCTGCGATCCATGGATTAGGAATGACGGTCCCTTTGGTGAGGATTCCCCGTCCGGCGGCGCGGCAGGACGTGTGGGCTGCCGGGGATCGGACCGGGTGGCCGGCGGGTTGCTGCCACGGCTTGCTGCCCCGGCAGCCAACGACGCCGAGCTGCTCCTTCCTTCAACTCATGTTGCATATAGTCCTTGCCGGATATGGCCGTGCTGCTAGCCGGTTACCGGGTTGGGACGAAGCAGGAGGTGGGGATCTGGATTGGGATAATTCCCAGGTTGGCTCCTGCCGGCCGCGACCGCGATGGCGACACCTGAGGGTACCATTTTTCTTCCTGGAGACGTCGTTCGCGTTCGACCTACATTTTCCCACCTCACGGTCTCTCGGATGAAAACCATAGGGCGGCAACGACGCTCTTAGCGCCGTGTCCTTTTTGAAGGCGTTCTCGTGAGAGCTATGTGGTGGTGGGTATCGCTTAGGTGCATCGGCTGGCAAGCCCCTCTTCCTCCAGGTGGCAGCTGTtccgagggaaaccctagatctgggtctccaGGATCGGATGATGACCGAGACTTTGGTGACGTTCTCCCTCTTGGGGGCATCGTCTTGGAGGACTGGTTCACTGAAGAAGCCAAAGGTAGAGCGGTGTTACATCGACTGCATTGATGACGGTGGGTCTCGGCGGCGTGGAGCAGTGAACTCTCAGAGTTGGACGCGGATTGATCGACACGCGGAGGCTGGTGGTGCTGTCTGGCGTCGTGATGACGTCGACAACAGATGAGATTGACAAGAACTATGCGGTGATTTCTTCTGAAGACGGGATGGTGGAAGATGGTGGCGGCGGATCCTAGAGCGTACGCAGGCGGTGCATGTTATGGGACACCTAGACCGGATGGTCTCCAGGTCACTGGATTATATTGTCTCTATTATGCGGACATGGCACATCCGTATACTTATAGGTGTAGCGACCTTGTTCGCCTTGAAAGGAGCTTCGGGTTGATCCTTGTATTCATTTTATCGGACTCTAGTCAATAATTAATAAATATAGTTGTGTGCATCATGATAcgatgatgcagaggccagggataatcctccttttccaaaaaatgtTTGTTGCTATTGTACTTTTTGCTGGGGTGCCATCTGGTGATGCCTCTTGATGTGGGATTGTGCGCACTAATCAAGCTATCGTATTTGAGGTGGAACTGTGCACATCAATCAAGTTGTCGTATTTGTTAACGTGTTGACAGTGAATTTGGTTACATGATCTTCTCGACCATGTGAATAATTCCAAATCTGAACCGAATAGATAGTTATACAAGTAATAAAGCAACTATACCCTCGCAAAAATGTCTAGCTGATAGTAACCTAGATGTACTATATGTCAACAGAGTTGTTCCCGAGTATGAAATCTCACAGACTCTTTTTCATAAATGAACATGATGTAAATCCACAAAAAGCTAATAGGAGGAGGAAGTAATTAAAATTGTCTGATAATAAGCTCCAGAAACTGATCCTGCATGCATAGAAAGAAATTCCAATATTCAAGAACAATGGAAGCGGCAATTTCAACATTGATGTACCACTTTTATCTTAACACGCCTACAAACAATCAAATTTAAAATGGGCAGATTATACATCTATATGTTTTTTTAATTCGGTACTTGTCTTCGGAAATCATTATTAATTTTGCTAATCATGAGTAAGCAGAGGCATGAGCGTCGTCGATCAATATTTTAGTTAACAAACCATCAAATGGAAAAGGTTAGTTTGCTCTCTCCAAGAAACATCATAGTTTAAACCATGTTCACACACACATTATCTAAACATATGTGATGCCTCTTGgttcaattttgatgaggtgtggaCAGAGAAGAAAATAGTGAAGATTAACCTGG
This portion of the Triticum dicoccoides isolate Atlit2015 ecotype Zavitan chromosome 7A, WEW_v2.0, whole genome shotgun sequence genome encodes:
- the LOC119330835 gene encoding probable xyloglucan endotransglucosylase/hydrolase protein 23 is translated as MARMAVSVLAILLASCALAAASFDKEFDVTWGDGRGKILNNGQLLTLGLDKVSGSGFQSKHEYLFGKIDMQLKLVPGNSAGTVTAYYLSSQGPTHDEIDFEFLGNVTGEPYTLHTNVFTQGQGQREQQFRLWFDPTNDFHTYSILWNPKHIIFMVDDMPIRDFKNLEGKGIAFPKNQPMRLYSSLWNADDWATQGGRVKTDWSHAPFSASYRGFKADACVVTAGGKPHCGSSVGTEVAPGTGAAGEWYNQELDLTRQQRMRWVQSNYMIYNYCTDPKRVAKGVPAECSM